The sequence below is a genomic window from Mytilus edulis chromosome 2, xbMytEdul2.2, whole genome shotgun sequence.
tcatatcaatcatatttttgataaaatcttaAATCTTTCACCCCAGCATCTGTTGATATGGGTAACCATTTTCTAGATAAATCATGGCAAGTTTAGATATTGTGCTGGTCAAATAGAGGTTAAATTTATCAAAGCTAATATAAAATActctttatattaattttttattcaaCTATGTTGCATATAATCTTTCGGTGGACGTGTGTATTTATTTCACATTGACTATACACACACAAACAGAAAACTCTATTCGTTTTctgtttcaaaattcaacataaaaataaaaatattgttttcttaTTAACAAACAAAAGTTTGTTGTGATTGTTAATAGTTATTTGTTTAAGGAAGAGGAAAAGGTGTTTGTGATTTTAAGGCAAATGATATAATAAATAGTAAATACTGTgtatattatcattattattttataatacaATAACTGTGTAAGCTATAGTTATTCTATATTGTATATTTAATACTAACCAACGAGTGTAATATAAATCAGTGTCCCGGCAAGGCCCATGCTCTAGATTATATATTTAATACTAACCTAAGAATGTAATATAAATCAGTGTCCCGGCAATGCCCATGCTCCCTCCATCCTCCACACAGAAAAGGCATAACTTAGTCTCTCATCTTCTACATAACTACAACTGGTAGACTTATTCTTATCACAATTGTCATCAGTTCTTAGTACTTGGTACAGAAAGTCAATATAACGGGAAGCTAACTTTAGAGTCTGGATTTTACTAAGTTTATCGGAGGGTAACGTCGGAATAATGGTTCGGAGAGTTGAAAAGGCTTCATTTAAACTTTGTGTCCTCTGTCTTTCACGAACATTTGCTAAACATCTTTGAGTATTAATTTCTTCCATTGATtgtcct
It includes:
- the LOC139513695 gene encoding twist-related protein 2-like yields the protein MVLTDLTMIPQQCSNMDTMYVQGQIGIPMIKQEYAEDMTDHLEMDLSKMKKKSRKRTFSKTFDSVSEASSHENSNDSSSSCSGENSKKKKKGQSMEEINTQRCLANVRERQRTQSLNEAFSTLRTIIPTLPSDKLSKIQTLKLASRYIDFLYQVLRTDDNCDKNKSTSCSYVEDERLSYAFSVWRMEGAWALPGH